The following are encoded in a window of Anser cygnoides isolate HZ-2024a breed goose chromosome 33, Taihu_goose_T2T_genome, whole genome shotgun sequence genomic DNA:
- the POGZ gene encoding pogo transposable element with ZNF domain isoform X2, which yields MADTDLFMECEEEELEPWQKISDVIEDSVVEDYNSVDKTATAGNPLVQQGGQPLILTQNPASGLGTMVTQPVLRPVQIMQNANHVTNSPVTSQPIFITTQGFPVRNVRPVQNTMNQVGIVLNVQQGQTVRPITLVPAPGTQFVKPTVGVPQVFSQMAQVRPGTTMPVRPTTNTFTTVIPATLTIRSTVPQSQAQQQSKSTPSTSTTPTSTQPTTLGQLTVQQPGQSSQATNPKLVSIASFVTVKRPGVTGENSNEVAKLVNTLNTIPSLGQSPGPLVVSNSSPVHGSQRSSVSESSSSSSSLKVSSSPIPTFDLQDGGRKVCPRCDAQFRVTEALRGHMCYCCPEMVEFLKKRKSLDSEPNIQSAKPPSPEKTTAVASPPSSTPIPALSPPAKAPEPSENVVDSSQSKLIMLVDDFYYGRDGGKVSQLLNFPKVPTSFRCPHCTKRLKNNIRFMNHMKHHVELDQQNGEVDVHTICQHCYRQFSTPFQLQCHLENVHSPYESTTKCKICEWAFESEPMFLQHMKDTHKPGEMPYVCQVCQYRSSLYSEVDSHFRMIHEDTRHLLCPYCLKVFKNGNAFQQHFMRHQKSVYHCNKCRLQFLFAKDKIEHKLQHHKTFRKPKQLEGLKPGTKVTIRASRGQPRTVPISSNDMPQGTGQDTTPLSSSTDPQPIFLYPPVQRNVQKRAVKKMSVLGRQTCLECSFEIPDFPNHFPTYVHCSQCRYSTCCSRAYANHMINNHVPRKSPKYLALFKNYTACGVKLSCSSCLFVTSEGDAMAKHLVFNPSHEFSNIIFRGPSWISHSRHVQPQDKSMKNTCSAYSLSKAATVKTKSSLPAKDDLEPELTPAAYNRPLVCQEEECLNIDAQEDEQPTKEPEPASKKEQLSVKKLRVVLFALCCNTEQAAEHFRNPQRRIKRWLRRFQAFQEENLASLSEGKYLSLEAEEKLAEWVLTQREQQLPVNEETLFQKATKIGRSLEGGFKISYEWAVRFMLRHNLSTHTRRAVAHPLPKDVEDNASCFIEFVQRQIHTQDLPLSMIAAIDEISLFLDVEVLSSDDRKENALQTVGTGDPWCDVVLTILADGSVLPTLVFYRGHVQQPANVPESIMLEAKENGYSDDEVMELWATRVWQKHTECQNSKGMLVLDCHRTHLSEEVLSLLSASSTLPAVVPAGCSSKIQPLDVCIKRTVKNFLHKKWKEQAKEMADSTCDSDILLQLVLCWLAEVLEVISDSPELVQQSFLVASVLPGPDGTANSPTRNADMQEELIASLEEQLKLNGEQQQQQQAATEVQDRTQAEESADPEILHQLFEGESETESFYGFEDADLDLMEI from the exons ctgGCAATCCTCTTGTTCAGCAAGGTGGACAGCCGCTGATCCTTACGCAGAACCCAGCCTCAGGTCTGGGCACAATGGTAACCCAGCCAGTATTACGACCTGTACAGATCATGCAGAATGCCAATCACGTCACGAATTCTCCAGTGACCAGCCAGCCGATCTTCATAACGACCCAG GGTTTTCCTGTGAGGAACGTGCGGCCTGTGCAAAACACAATGAATCAAGTTGGAATTGTTCTGAATGTACAGCAAGGTCAAACAGTTAGACCCATCACCCTAGTCCCAG cCCCAGGTACCCAGTTTGTTAAACCAACAGTTGGCGTTCCTCAGGTGTTCTCTCAAATGGCCCAGGTGAGACCAGGTACAACCATGCCGGTCCGACCCACCACCAACACTTTCACTACGGTCATTCCAGCCACGCTTACCATCAGGAGCACAGTACCACAGTCCCAGGCACAACAGCAAAGTAAGTCCACTCCCAGCACCTCCACAACTCCTACTTCAACGCAGCCAACAACACTTGGACAGTTAACtgtgcagcagccagggcaATCCAGTCAAGCTACTAACCCCAAATTAG TGAGTATTGCAAGTTTTGTGACTGTAAAGAGACCTGGAGTGACCGGCGAGAACAGCAACGAGGTTGCGAAGCTAGTGAATACTCTGAACACCATTCCTTCGTTAGGCCAGAGCCCTGGGCCGCTTGTGGTGTCCAACAGCAGCCCTGTGCATGGTTCCCAGAGATCTAGTGTTTCAGAGTCGTCATCATCATCGTCATCGTTAAAAG TCAGTTCATCTCCTATTCCCACATTTGATTTGCAAGATGGTGGCAGGAAGGTCTGTCCAAGATGCGATGCTCAATTTCGAGTCACTGAAGCTTTAAGAGGACATATGTGT tacTGCTGCCCTGAAATGGTTGAATTcctcaagaaaagaaaatctctaGATTCTGAACCAAACATTCAATCTGCAAAGCCTCCATCTCCAGAAAAAACTACAGCTGttgcttcaccaccctcttccACTCCTATCCCTGCGCTGTCCCCACCTGCTAAAGCTCCAGAGCCAAGTGAAAACGTAGTTGACTCATCCCAAAGTAAGCTTATTATGTTAGTAGATGATTTCTACTATGGCAGAGATGGTGGCAAAGTGAGTCAGCTACTGAACTTCCCCAAGGTTCCAACTTCCTTCAGGTGTCCGCACTGCACCAAGAGGCTAAAGAACAACATAAG ATTTATGAATCACATGAAGCACCATGTTGAACTGGATCAGCAAAATGGAGAGGTAGATGTCCACACCATCTGTCAGCACTGTTACAGGCAGTTCTCCACTCCGTTTCAGCTACAGTGTCACTTAGAGAATGTCCACAGTCCCTATGAGTCAACAA caAAGTGCAAGATTTGTGAATGGGCGTTTGAGAGTGAACCAATGTTCCTACAGCACATGAAGGACACTCACAAGCCTGGGGAGATGCCCTATGTTTGTCAG GTCTGTCAATATCGTTCATCGCTCTATTCTGAAGTGGATAGCCACTTCCGAATGATCCATGAAGACACGCGGCACCTGCTCTGTCCTTACTGTCTTAAAGTCTTCAAGAATGGCAATGCTTTCCAACAGCATTTCATGAGGCATCAG AAGAGTGTTTATCATTGCAACAAGTGTAGACTCCAATTCCTGTTTGCCAAGGATAAAATTGAACACAAGCTGCAGCATCATAAAACTTTCAGAAAGCCCAAACAATTAGAAGGATTGAAGCCTGGAACCAAG GTTACAATCAGGGCATCTAGAGGACAGCCACGGACAGTGCCAATATCTTCAAATGACATGCCGCAGGGCACTGGACAGGACACCACTCCGCTGTCATCGTCTACAGATCCCCAGCCCATCTTCCTGTACCCACCTGTCCAGAGGAACGTCCAGAAGAGAGCGGTCAAAAAAAT GAGTGTCCTGGGGAGGCAGACTTGCCTGGAGTGCAGCTTCGAAATCCCTGACTTCCCAAACCACTTCCCTACCTACGTTCACTGTTCGCAGTGCCGTTACAGCACTTGCTGCTCCCGAGCTTATGCCAACCACATGATCAA CAACCATGTTCCCCGGAAGAGTCCAAAATACTtggctttgtttaaaaactatACTGCCTG tgGTGTAAAGCTGTCCTGTTCCTCCTGTCTCTTTGTAACATCTGAGGGTGATGCAATGGCCAAACATCTGGTCTTCAATCCATCACATGAGTTTAGTAATATTATTTTCCGAG ggCCTTCTTGGATATCACATTCCAG GCACGTTCAGCCCCAGGACAAAAGCATGAAGAATACATGCTCTGCCTATTCCCTGAGTAAAGCTGCTACTGTGAAAACAAAGTCTTCGTTACCTGCGAAAGATGACCTGGAGCCTGAGCTGACACCAGCAGCCTACAACAGGCCTCTGGTCTGCCAGGAAGAGGAGTGCTTAAATATTGATGCTCAAGAAGATGAGCAGCCAACAAAGGAGCCTGAACCTGCAAGCAAAAAGGAGCAGCTGTCAGTGAAGAAGCTGCGAGTCGTACTGTTTGCTTTGTGCTGCAACACTGAACAGGCAGCAGAGCACTTCCGAAATCCTCAGAGGCGGATCAAGCGCTGGCTACGGAGGTTTCAAGCTTTCCAAGAAGAGAACTTGGCATCCCTGTCGGAGGGCAAGTACCTCAGCTTAGAGGCTGAAGAGAAGCTAGCGGAATGGGTCCTCACAcagagagagcagcagctgcctgtaAACGAGGAGACTCTCTTCCAGAAAGCCACCAAGATTGGCCGATCCCTCGAAGGTGGCTTCAAGATCTCCTACGAGTGGGCCGTGAGGTTCATGCTGCGGCACAACCTCAGCACGCACACTCGGAGGGCAGTGGCTCACCCGCTCCCCAAAGACGTCGAGGACAACGCCAGTTGCTTCATCGAGTTTGTGCAGCGGCAAATCCACACTCAAGACCTGCCTCTCTCCATGATTGCGGCCATCGATGAAATCTCTCTCTTCCTCGACgtggaggtgctgagcagcgACGACAGGAAGGAGAATGCTCTGCAGACGGTGGGAACTGGGGACCCCTGGTGCGATGTTGTTCTCACGATTCTCGCCGATGGAAGCGTTCTCCCAACACTGGTCTTCTACAGGGGCCACGTCCAGCAGCCTGCCAATGTGCCAGAATCGATCATGTTGGAAGCAAAGGAGAACGGATACAGTGACGATGAAGTCATGGAGTTGTGGGCGACCAGAGTGTGGCAGAAGCACACAGAGTGTCAGAACAGCAAGGGCATGCTTGTGCTGGATTGTCACCGAACGCACCTATCGGAAGAAGTACTTTCCTTGCTGAGTGCCTCCAGCACTCTGCCGGCTGTtgtccctgctggctgcagctccaaAATCCAACCTCTAGATGTTTGTATAAAAAGGACTGTGAAAAATTTCTTGCATAAAAAGTGGAAAGAGCAAGCCAAGGAGATGGCGGACTCCACGTGCGATTCGGACATTCTTCTCCAGCTGGTTTTATGCTGGCTGGCAGAGGTCCTGGAAGTCATTAGTGACTCTCCTGAACTTGTGCAGCAGTCCTTCCTGGTGGCCAGTGTGCTGCCGGGTCCGGACGGCACGGCCAACTCGCCCACACGCAATGCCGACATGCAGGAGGAGCTGATTGCCTctctggaggagcagctgaagctgaatggtgagcagcagcagcagcagcaggcagcgacCGAGGTCCAGGATCGGACCCAGGCCGAGGAATCTGCCGACCCAGAAATCCTCCATCAGCTCTTCGAAGGGGAAAGTGAGACTGAATCATTTTATGGCTTTGAAGATGCTGATTTGGATCTGATGGAAATCTGA
- the POGZ gene encoding pogo transposable element with ZNF domain isoform X1: MADTDLFMECEEEELEPWQKISDVIEDSVVEDYNSVDKTATAGNPLVQQGGQPLILTQNPASGLGTMVTQPVLRPVQIMQNANHVTNSPVTSQPIFITTQGFPVRNVRPVQNTMNQVGIVLNVQQGQTVRPITLVPAPGTQFVKPTVGVPQVFSQMAQVRPGTTMPVRPTTNTFTTVIPATLTIRSTVPQSQAQQQSKSTPSTSTTPTSTQPTTLGQLTVQQPGQSSQATNPKLVSIASFVTVKRPGVTGENSNEVAKLVNTLNTIPSLGQSPGPLVVSNSSPVHGSQRSSVSESSSSSSSLKVSSSPIPTFDLQDGGRKVCPRCDAQFRVTEALRGHMCYCCPEMVEFLKKRKSLDSEPNIQSAKPPSPEKTTAVASPPSSTPIPALSPPAKAPEPSENVVDSSQSKLIMLVDDFYYGRDGGKVSQLLNFPKVPTSFRCPHCTKRLKNNIRFMNHMKHHVELDQQNGEVDVHTICQHCYRQFSTPFQLQCHLENVHSPYESTTKCKICEWAFESEPMFLQHMKDTHKPGEMPYVCQVCQYRSSLYSEVDSHFRMIHEDTRHLLCPYCLKVFKNGNAFQQHFMRHQKKSVYHCNKCRLQFLFAKDKIEHKLQHHKTFRKPKQLEGLKPGTKVTIRASRGQPRTVPISSNDMPQGTGQDTTPLSSSTDPQPIFLYPPVQRNVQKRAVKKMSVLGRQTCLECSFEIPDFPNHFPTYVHCSQCRYSTCCSRAYANHMINNHVPRKSPKYLALFKNYTACGVKLSCSSCLFVTSEGDAMAKHLVFNPSHEFSNIIFRGPSWISHSRHVQPQDKSMKNTCSAYSLSKAATVKTKSSLPAKDDLEPELTPAAYNRPLVCQEEECLNIDAQEDEQPTKEPEPASKKEQLSVKKLRVVLFALCCNTEQAAEHFRNPQRRIKRWLRRFQAFQEENLASLSEGKYLSLEAEEKLAEWVLTQREQQLPVNEETLFQKATKIGRSLEGGFKISYEWAVRFMLRHNLSTHTRRAVAHPLPKDVEDNASCFIEFVQRQIHTQDLPLSMIAAIDEISLFLDVEVLSSDDRKENALQTVGTGDPWCDVVLTILADGSVLPTLVFYRGHVQQPANVPESIMLEAKENGYSDDEVMELWATRVWQKHTECQNSKGMLVLDCHRTHLSEEVLSLLSASSTLPAVVPAGCSSKIQPLDVCIKRTVKNFLHKKWKEQAKEMADSTCDSDILLQLVLCWLAEVLEVISDSPELVQQSFLVASVLPGPDGTANSPTRNADMQEELIASLEEQLKLNGEQQQQQQAATEVQDRTQAEESADPEILHQLFEGESETESFYGFEDADLDLMEI; the protein is encoded by the exons ctgGCAATCCTCTTGTTCAGCAAGGTGGACAGCCGCTGATCCTTACGCAGAACCCAGCCTCAGGTCTGGGCACAATGGTAACCCAGCCAGTATTACGACCTGTACAGATCATGCAGAATGCCAATCACGTCACGAATTCTCCAGTGACCAGCCAGCCGATCTTCATAACGACCCAG GGTTTTCCTGTGAGGAACGTGCGGCCTGTGCAAAACACAATGAATCAAGTTGGAATTGTTCTGAATGTACAGCAAGGTCAAACAGTTAGACCCATCACCCTAGTCCCAG cCCCAGGTACCCAGTTTGTTAAACCAACAGTTGGCGTTCCTCAGGTGTTCTCTCAAATGGCCCAGGTGAGACCAGGTACAACCATGCCGGTCCGACCCACCACCAACACTTTCACTACGGTCATTCCAGCCACGCTTACCATCAGGAGCACAGTACCACAGTCCCAGGCACAACAGCAAAGTAAGTCCACTCCCAGCACCTCCACAACTCCTACTTCAACGCAGCCAACAACACTTGGACAGTTAACtgtgcagcagccagggcaATCCAGTCAAGCTACTAACCCCAAATTAG TGAGTATTGCAAGTTTTGTGACTGTAAAGAGACCTGGAGTGACCGGCGAGAACAGCAACGAGGTTGCGAAGCTAGTGAATACTCTGAACACCATTCCTTCGTTAGGCCAGAGCCCTGGGCCGCTTGTGGTGTCCAACAGCAGCCCTGTGCATGGTTCCCAGAGATCTAGTGTTTCAGAGTCGTCATCATCATCGTCATCGTTAAAAG TCAGTTCATCTCCTATTCCCACATTTGATTTGCAAGATGGTGGCAGGAAGGTCTGTCCAAGATGCGATGCTCAATTTCGAGTCACTGAAGCTTTAAGAGGACATATGTGT tacTGCTGCCCTGAAATGGTTGAATTcctcaagaaaagaaaatctctaGATTCTGAACCAAACATTCAATCTGCAAAGCCTCCATCTCCAGAAAAAACTACAGCTGttgcttcaccaccctcttccACTCCTATCCCTGCGCTGTCCCCACCTGCTAAAGCTCCAGAGCCAAGTGAAAACGTAGTTGACTCATCCCAAAGTAAGCTTATTATGTTAGTAGATGATTTCTACTATGGCAGAGATGGTGGCAAAGTGAGTCAGCTACTGAACTTCCCCAAGGTTCCAACTTCCTTCAGGTGTCCGCACTGCACCAAGAGGCTAAAGAACAACATAAG ATTTATGAATCACATGAAGCACCATGTTGAACTGGATCAGCAAAATGGAGAGGTAGATGTCCACACCATCTGTCAGCACTGTTACAGGCAGTTCTCCACTCCGTTTCAGCTACAGTGTCACTTAGAGAATGTCCACAGTCCCTATGAGTCAACAA caAAGTGCAAGATTTGTGAATGGGCGTTTGAGAGTGAACCAATGTTCCTACAGCACATGAAGGACACTCACAAGCCTGGGGAGATGCCCTATGTTTGTCAG GTCTGTCAATATCGTTCATCGCTCTATTCTGAAGTGGATAGCCACTTCCGAATGATCCATGAAGACACGCGGCACCTGCTCTGTCCTTACTGTCTTAAAGTCTTCAAGAATGGCAATGCTTTCCAACAGCATTTCATGAGGCATCAG AAGAAGAGTGTTTATCATTGCAACAAGTGTAGACTCCAATTCCTGTTTGCCAAGGATAAAATTGAACACAAGCTGCAGCATCATAAAACTTTCAGAAAGCCCAAACAATTAGAAGGATTGAAGCCTGGAACCAAG GTTACAATCAGGGCATCTAGAGGACAGCCACGGACAGTGCCAATATCTTCAAATGACATGCCGCAGGGCACTGGACAGGACACCACTCCGCTGTCATCGTCTACAGATCCCCAGCCCATCTTCCTGTACCCACCTGTCCAGAGGAACGTCCAGAAGAGAGCGGTCAAAAAAAT GAGTGTCCTGGGGAGGCAGACTTGCCTGGAGTGCAGCTTCGAAATCCCTGACTTCCCAAACCACTTCCCTACCTACGTTCACTGTTCGCAGTGCCGTTACAGCACTTGCTGCTCCCGAGCTTATGCCAACCACATGATCAA CAACCATGTTCCCCGGAAGAGTCCAAAATACTtggctttgtttaaaaactatACTGCCTG tgGTGTAAAGCTGTCCTGTTCCTCCTGTCTCTTTGTAACATCTGAGGGTGATGCAATGGCCAAACATCTGGTCTTCAATCCATCACATGAGTTTAGTAATATTATTTTCCGAG ggCCTTCTTGGATATCACATTCCAG GCACGTTCAGCCCCAGGACAAAAGCATGAAGAATACATGCTCTGCCTATTCCCTGAGTAAAGCTGCTACTGTGAAAACAAAGTCTTCGTTACCTGCGAAAGATGACCTGGAGCCTGAGCTGACACCAGCAGCCTACAACAGGCCTCTGGTCTGCCAGGAAGAGGAGTGCTTAAATATTGATGCTCAAGAAGATGAGCAGCCAACAAAGGAGCCTGAACCTGCAAGCAAAAAGGAGCAGCTGTCAGTGAAGAAGCTGCGAGTCGTACTGTTTGCTTTGTGCTGCAACACTGAACAGGCAGCAGAGCACTTCCGAAATCCTCAGAGGCGGATCAAGCGCTGGCTACGGAGGTTTCAAGCTTTCCAAGAAGAGAACTTGGCATCCCTGTCGGAGGGCAAGTACCTCAGCTTAGAGGCTGAAGAGAAGCTAGCGGAATGGGTCCTCACAcagagagagcagcagctgcctgtaAACGAGGAGACTCTCTTCCAGAAAGCCACCAAGATTGGCCGATCCCTCGAAGGTGGCTTCAAGATCTCCTACGAGTGGGCCGTGAGGTTCATGCTGCGGCACAACCTCAGCACGCACACTCGGAGGGCAGTGGCTCACCCGCTCCCCAAAGACGTCGAGGACAACGCCAGTTGCTTCATCGAGTTTGTGCAGCGGCAAATCCACACTCAAGACCTGCCTCTCTCCATGATTGCGGCCATCGATGAAATCTCTCTCTTCCTCGACgtggaggtgctgagcagcgACGACAGGAAGGAGAATGCTCTGCAGACGGTGGGAACTGGGGACCCCTGGTGCGATGTTGTTCTCACGATTCTCGCCGATGGAAGCGTTCTCCCAACACTGGTCTTCTACAGGGGCCACGTCCAGCAGCCTGCCAATGTGCCAGAATCGATCATGTTGGAAGCAAAGGAGAACGGATACAGTGACGATGAAGTCATGGAGTTGTGGGCGACCAGAGTGTGGCAGAAGCACACAGAGTGTCAGAACAGCAAGGGCATGCTTGTGCTGGATTGTCACCGAACGCACCTATCGGAAGAAGTACTTTCCTTGCTGAGTGCCTCCAGCACTCTGCCGGCTGTtgtccctgctggctgcagctccaaAATCCAACCTCTAGATGTTTGTATAAAAAGGACTGTGAAAAATTTCTTGCATAAAAAGTGGAAAGAGCAAGCCAAGGAGATGGCGGACTCCACGTGCGATTCGGACATTCTTCTCCAGCTGGTTTTATGCTGGCTGGCAGAGGTCCTGGAAGTCATTAGTGACTCTCCTGAACTTGTGCAGCAGTCCTTCCTGGTGGCCAGTGTGCTGCCGGGTCCGGACGGCACGGCCAACTCGCCCACACGCAATGCCGACATGCAGGAGGAGCTGATTGCCTctctggaggagcagctgaagctgaatggtgagcagcagcagcagcagcaggcagcgacCGAGGTCCAGGATCGGACCCAGGCCGAGGAATCTGCCGACCCAGAAATCCTCCATCAGCTCTTCGAAGGGGAAAGTGAGACTGAATCATTTTATGGCTTTGAAGATGCTGATTTGGATCTGATGGAAATCTGA